Proteins encoded by one window of Photobacterium toruni:
- a CDS encoding endonuclease gives MILLSGLFPIAAAANTPQGNTTNQSFSKAKKIMQKQIYTNSADMKTIYCGAEFNTDKYITLPAGFTTEVYKKRVKRWEAEHVVPAENFGRAFSEWRDGAAVCIDSKGKAFKGRKCAEKANKEYRLMQSDLYNLYPAIGAVNAARQNYNYVMLPKTASKNYRSFGSCNMIIDKKDRDAQPPKRARGEIARTYMYFDAVYPKYKMSNQQKQLMGVWDKQYPITKWECERAEKIQKIQGNINPVLAARCNNS, from the coding sequence ATAATTTTACTCAGTGGATTATTTCCAATCGCTGCAGCAGCCAATACACCACAAGGTAACACAACCAACCAATCATTCAGCAAAGCTAAAAAGATCATGCAAAAGCAGATTTATACCAATTCTGCAGACATGAAAACTATCTATTGTGGCGCTGAGTTTAATACTGATAAATACATAACCTTACCCGCAGGCTTTACCACTGAAGTTTATAAGAAGCGTGTAAAACGTTGGGAAGCTGAACACGTAGTACCCGCAGAGAACTTTGGTCGTGCATTTAGTGAATGGCGTGATGGTGCAGCCGTTTGTATAGATAGCAAAGGTAAAGCATTCAAAGGTCGTAAATGTGCTGAAAAAGCCAATAAAGAATACCGCTTAATGCAGTCAGATCTTTATAACCTTTACCCTGCGATTGGTGCCGTAAATGCTGCTCGTCAAAACTACAACTATGTGATGCTGCCTAAAACAGCAAGTAAGAATTACCGTTCATTTGGTAGCTGCAACATGATCATTGATAAAAAAGATCGTGATGCCCAGCCGCCAAAACGTGCGCGTGGTGAGATAGCTAGAACGTATATGTACTTTGATGCGGTATATCCAAAATACAAAATGAGTAATCAACAAAAACAACTAATGGGTGTATGGGATAAGCAATACCCTATTACAAAATGGGAATGTGAACGTGCGGAAAAGATACAAAAGATACAGGGTAATATAAATCCTGTTTTAGCTGCTCGTTGTAATAATAGTTAA
- a CDS encoding recombinase family protein: protein MANYAYLRVSTDSQDVNNQKHGILGYSNRLGLSNLVFVEDCVSGAKKWRQRRLGSLLEGLACNDVIIFSEVTRMARSTIQVLEILELCMEKKINVHIAKQNMQLDGSMQSKIIATMLGLAGEIDREFIRMRTKEALAARKVKGQILGRPKGPSKRLKLDDKREQIEKYRAMGLGIRATAKLLDVAPSTLSDYLKR from the coding sequence ATGGCTAATTATGCTTATCTGCGTGTTTCGACTGATTCTCAAGATGTAAATAATCAAAAACATGGCATTTTGGGATACTCAAACCGTTTAGGGCTCTCTAATTTAGTATTCGTGGAAGATTGTGTGTCTGGAGCAAAGAAGTGGCGTCAGCGGCGTTTAGGGAGCCTATTAGAAGGGTTAGCGTGTAATGATGTGATTATCTTTTCTGAAGTGACTCGTATGGCACGTTCGACAATTCAAGTGCTTGAGATCTTAGAGTTATGCATGGAGAAAAAAATTAACGTCCATATAGCGAAACAAAACATGCAACTTGATGGTTCTATGCAATCAAAAATTATTGCAACAATGCTTGGGTTAGCGGGTGAAATTGATCGGGAATTTATTCGAATGCGTACCAAGGAAGCATTGGCTGCTCGTAAGGTAAAAGGTCAGATTCTTGGGCGACCTAAAGGCCCTTCAAAGCGCTTAAAACTTGATGATAAACGCGAACAAATAGAAAAGTATCGGGCTATGGGGTTAGGTATTAGAGCTACTGCTAAGTTATTAGATGTTGCACCAAGTACATTAAGTGATTATTTAAAACGTTGA